One genomic segment of Flavobacteriaceae bacterium includes these proteins:
- the rplP gene encoding 50S ribosomal protein L16, which translates to MLQPKRVKYRKVQKGKGNMKGISGRGNRLSNGMFGIKSLDQNLLTSRQIEAARIAATRYMKREGQLWIKIFPDKPITRKPLEVRMGKGKGAPDHFVAVVKPGRILFEVGGVSMDIAKEALRLAAQKLPVRTKFIIARDFQA; encoded by the coding sequence ATGTTACAGCCAAAAAGAGTAAAATATCGTAAGGTACAAAAGGGGAAAGGGAATATGAAAGGCATTTCGGGCAGAGGGAATCGACTTTCCAATGGAATGTTTGGAATCAAATCTCTTGATCAGAATTTATTAACCTCTCGCCAGATTGAAGCAGCTCGTATTGCAGCAACTCGTTATATGAAAAGAGAAGGGCAACTTTGGATTAAAATTTTTCCGGACAAACCCATTACCAGGAAGCCGTTGGAGGTTCGTATGGGAAAGGGTAAAGGAGCGCCCGATCATTTTGTTGCCGTAGTAAAACCGGGTAGAATTTTGTTTGAAGTTGGCGGCGTATCAATGGATATTGCAAAAGAAGCCTTGCGCCTGGCCGCGCAAAAGCTTCCTGTAAGGACAAAATTTATAATAGCAAGAGATTTTCAAGCTTAG
- the rpmC gene encoding 50S ribosomal protein L29 — protein sequence MKQSEIIELSTADLQEKLGVLKKKYTDLKMAHAITPLENPLQLRTLRRTVAKFATELTKRENE from the coding sequence ATGAAACAGTCAGAAATTATAGAATTGTCAACAGCAGATTTACAAGAGAAACTCGGAGTGTTGAAAAAAAAATATACTGATCTTAAGATGGCACACGCTATAACTCCATTGGAAAACCCATTGCAGTTAAGAACCTTAAGAAGAACTGTAGCAAAATTTGCAACAGAGCTAACCAAAAGAGAAAACGAATAA
- the rpsQ gene encoding 30S ribosomal protein S17: MENRNLRKERIGVVSSNKMEKSIVVSEIKRVKHPMYEKFVLRTKKYVAHDEQNDCNEGDTVRIMETRPMSKSKRWRLVEILERAK; this comes from the coding sequence ATGGAAAATAGAAATCTTAGAAAAGAAAGAATAGGTGTTGTTTCCAGTAACAAAATGGAAAAATCCATTGTGGTTTCGGAAATAAAGAGAGTAAAACACCCAATGTATGAAAAGTTCGTATTGAGAACCAAAAAATACGTTGCACATGACGAGCAGAACGACTGCAATGAAGGTGATACCGTCAGAATTATGGAAACACGCCCTATGAGTAAATCCAAGCGTTGGAGATTAGTGGAAATTCTAGAAAGAGCTAAATAA
- the rplN gene encoding 50S ribosomal protein L14, translated as MLQTESRLKVADNTGAKEVLVIRVLGGTKKRYADVGDKIVVTVKSATPNGTVKKGQVSRAVVVRTKKEVRRKDGSYIRFDDNACVLLNPTEEMRGTRVFGPVARELREKQFMKIVSLAPEVL; from the coding sequence ATGTTACAGACAGAATCAAGATTAAAAGTAGCAGATAATACCGGGGCAAAAGAAGTTCTGGTAATCAGAGTTTTAGGAGGAACAAAAAAACGCTATGCCGATGTTGGAGATAAAATTGTAGTTACTGTAAAGTCTGCAACTCCAAACGGAACCGTTAAAAAAGGCCAGGTATCCAGAGCTGTTGTCGTTCGTACTAAAAAAGAGGTAAGGCGTAAAGACGGGTCATATATCAGGTTTGATGATAACGCATGCGTGCTTTTAAACCCCACTGAAGAGATGAGAGGAACTCGTGTATTTGGCCCTGTAGCTCGTGAATTACGAGAGAAACAATTTATGAAGATCGTATCATTGGCACCCGAAGTGCTTTAA
- the rplX gene encoding 50S ribosomal protein L24: protein MVKFKIKVGDTVKVIAGDHKGSQGKVLQILRDKNRAFVERVNVVSRHTKPNAQNPQGGIVKKEASIHISNLGLVENGEAVRVGYRMEDDKKVRFSKKSDKVI, encoded by the coding sequence ATGGTAAAATTTAAAATCAAGGTTGGAGATACTGTTAAAGTGATTGCAGGAGATCATAAAGGATCCCAAGGTAAGGTTTTACAAATCCTCAGAGATAAAAACCGGGCTTTTGTAGAAAGGGTGAACGTAGTTTCCAGACATACAAAACCAAATGCTCAAAACCCGCAAGGAGGTATCGTAAAAAAAGAAGCTTCCATTCATATCTCTAATTTAGGATTGGTAGAAAATGGTGAAGCAGTAAGAGTAGGGTATAGAATGGAAGATGATAAAAAAGTTAGATTTTCAAAAAAATCCGATAAAGTAATATAA
- the rplE gene encoding 50S ribosomal protein L5 has protein sequence MSYVPRLKEEYKSRVVKALADEFSYKSVMQVPKLQKIVVSKGVGGAVADKKLIDYAVDELTTITGQKAIATISKKDVASFKLRKGMPIGSKVTLRGDKMYEFLDRLITASLPRVRDFGGIKANGFDGRGNYNLGITEQIIFPEISIDQIKKINGMDITFVTSAATDKEAKSLLGELGLPFKKNE, from the coding sequence ATGAGTTATGTGCCAAGATTAAAAGAGGAATACAAGAGCAGAGTGGTAAAAGCCCTAGCCGATGAATTTAGCTATAAGAGTGTCATGCAAGTACCTAAATTACAAAAGATTGTAGTTAGCAAAGGTGTGGGAGGAGCTGTAGCCGATAAGAAATTAATTGATTATGCCGTAGATGAGTTAACAACGATTACAGGCCAAAAAGCAATTGCTACCATATCTAAAAAAGATGTTGCATCTTTTAAATTGCGTAAGGGAATGCCAATTGGATCAAAAGTTACTTTACGTGGTGATAAGATGTATGAATTTTTAGACAGACTGATTACGGCATCTCTGCCTCGCGTAAGAGATTTTGGTGGGATCAAAGCGAATGGATTTGACGGTAGAGGCAATTATAATTTGGGAATTACCGAGCAAATCATTTTCCCCGAAATTAGCATAGACCAGATAAAGAAAATCAATGGTATGGATATTACGTTTGTAACGTCCGCTGCCACTGATAAAGAAGCAAAATCATTATTAGGAGAATTAGGATTACCATTTAAAAAAAACGAATAG
- the rpsN gene encoding 30S ribosomal protein S14, with protein sequence MAKESMKAREVKRAKTVAKYAEKRKALKEAGDYDALQKLPKNASPIRMHNRCKLTGRPKGYMRQFGISRVTFREMANKGLIPGVKKASW encoded by the coding sequence ATGGCTAAAGAATCAATGAAAGCTCGTGAGGTAAAAAGAGCAAAAACGGTTGCTAAATATGCAGAAAAAAGAAAAGCTTTGAAAGAAGCCGGAGATTATGATGCATTGCAAAAGTTGCCGAAAAATGCTTCTCCGATTAGAATGCACAATCGCTGTAAACTAACAGGAAGACCAAAAGGGTATATGCGCCAGTTTGGGATTTCTCGTGTAACGTTCCGCGAGATGGCAAATAAAGGATTAATACCAGGTGTAAAAAAAGCAAGCTGGTAA
- the rpsH gene encoding 30S ribosomal protein S8, whose translation MYTDPIADFLTRIRNAISAGHRVVEVPASNLKKEMIKILFDQGYILSYQFNDSTVQGTIKIAIKYDRNTKESVIRKIQRISTPGLRKYVSAKEMPRVLNGLGIAIVSTSKGVMTNKKARQENVGGEVICYVY comes from the coding sequence ATGTATACAGATCCAATCGCAGATTTTCTAACCAGAATTAGAAATGCAATTTCTGCAGGACACAGAGTAGTTGAAGTTCCTGCTTCAAATTTGAAGAAGGAAATGATTAAAATTTTATTTGATCAGGGATATATTTTAAGCTATCAATTTAATGATAGTACGGTTCAAGGTACTATTAAGATTGCCATAAAATATGATAGGAATACAAAAGAGTCCGTCATCAGAAAGATTCAGAGAATTAGTACGCCGGGGTTGCGTAAATATGTCAGTGCAAAGGAAATGCCCAGGGTGTTAAACGGGCTTGGTATTGCTATTGTCTCTACTTCTAAAGGGGTGATGACTAATAAAAAAGCGCGTCAGGAAAATGTCGGAGGAGAGGTAATCTGCTATGTTTATTAA
- the rplF gene encoding 50S ribosomal protein L6, with the protein MSRIGKNPISIPQGVEVNINGTTVTVKGKLGELTQEISEGITLKVEDATLTLERASESKKHKAEHGLYRALISNMVAGVNKGFTKELELVGVGYRASNQGQKLDLALGFSHSIVLELAPEVKVETVSEKGKNPIVKLTSHDKQLVGQVAAKIRSFRKPEPYKGKGIKFVGEEIRRKAGKSA; encoded by the coding sequence ATGAGTAGAATAGGAAAAAACCCAATTAGTATTCCACAAGGTGTGGAAGTTAATATAAATGGAACAACGGTAACTGTAAAAGGAAAGTTGGGAGAATTGACCCAGGAAATTTCCGAAGGAATTACTTTGAAAGTTGAAGATGCTACTCTTACTTTAGAAAGAGCATCGGAAAGTAAAAAACACAAAGCTGAACATGGATTGTACAGAGCCCTGATTAGTAATATGGTAGCAGGAGTAAATAAAGGATTTACCAAAGAATTGGAACTGGTAGGTGTGGGTTACAGAGCTTCTAACCAAGGACAAAAGTTGGATCTGGCATTAGGTTTTTCTCATAGTATTGTTCTGGAATTAGCTCCCGAAGTAAAAGTAGAGACTGTTTCGGAGAAGGGAAAAAACCCGATAGTTAAATTGACTTCTCATGACAAACAATTGGTAGGTCAGGTAGCTGCGAAAATCCGTAGTTTTCGTAAACCGGAACCCTATAAAGGAAAAGGAATTAAGTTTGTAGGTGAAGAAATAAGAAGAAAAGCAGGTAAATCTGCATAA
- the rplR gene encoding 50S ribosomal protein L18: protein MALSKLERRTRIKYRIRKIISGTASKPRLSVFRSNKEIYAQLIDDVNGITITSVSSRDKDIKTTSKSEAAAAVGKVIAEKASKSGVETVAFDRNGYLYHGRVKVLAEAAREAGLKF from the coding sequence ATGGCATTATCAAAGCTTGAAAGAAGAACCAGAATTAAGTACAGGATCAGAAAGATTATTTCCGGAACTGCTTCTAAACCGAGATTATCTGTATTTAGAAGTAATAAGGAGATTTATGCACAATTGATAGATGATGTAAATGGGATAACGATTACCAGCGTTTCATCAAGAGATAAAGACATTAAGACGACTTCTAAATCCGAAGCCGCTGCTGCGGTCGGAAAAGTGATAGCAGAAAAAGCTTCCAAATCCGGGGTAGAAACGGTCGCTTTCGACAGAAACGGGTATTTATATCATGGCAGAGTTAAAGTATTGGCAGAAGCTGCCAGAGAAGCCGGTTTAAAATTTTAA
- the rpsE gene encoding 30S ribosomal protein S5, with protein MMQGYKNVERVKPSGLELVDRLVGVQRVTKVTKGGRAFGFSAIVVVGDGKGVVGHGLGKSKDVSSAIAKAVEDAKKNLVRIPILNGTLPHEQKGKYGGAKVFIKPASNGTGVIAGGAVRAVLESVGIHDVLSKSQGSSNPHNVVKATFDALLQLRSAAVIAKQRGISLERVFNG; from the coding sequence ATTATGCAAGGTTATAAAAACGTAGAAAGAGTGAAACCAAGCGGATTAGAGCTTGTAGACAGGTTGGTAGGTGTACAACGTGTTACTAAAGTTACAAAGGGAGGTAGAGCTTTCGGGTTCTCTGCCATTGTAGTTGTAGGTGATGGAAAAGGTGTTGTGGGACATGGTTTGGGAAAATCCAAAGATGTTTCTTCGGCAATTGCAAAAGCCGTGGAGGACGCGAAAAAAAATTTGGTAAGAATTCCAATCTTAAACGGTACACTGCCTCATGAACAAAAAGGAAAATACGGAGGAGCTAAAGTATTTATAAAACCAGCCTCAAACGGTACCGGGGTTATTGCAGGTGGCGCTGTGCGTGCTGTGTTGGAATCTGTAGGGATTCACGATGTATTGTCAAAATCCCAAGGATCATCGAATCCTCATAATGTGGTAAAAGCTACTTTTGATGCACTGTTGCAATTGAGAAGTGCTGCGGTGATTGCAAAGCAAAGAGGTATTTCTCTGGAAAGGGTATTTAACGGGTAA
- the rpmD gene encoding 50S ribosomal protein L30, with protein sequence MAKIKVTQVKSKIGHLQKQKRTLEALGLRKMNQTVEHEAGPTIMGMINKVKHLVSVEEI encoded by the coding sequence ATGGCAAAAATTAAAGTTACACAGGTAAAAAGTAAAATAGGGCATCTTCAGAAGCAAAAGAGAACTCTTGAAGCATTAGGTTTGCGAAAAATGAACCAAACTGTAGAACATGAAGCCGGCCCTACCATTATGGGTATGATAAATAAAGTGAAACATTTAGTTTCTGTAGAAGAAATTTAA
- the rplO gene encoding 50S ribosomal protein L15 — protein sequence MNLHNLKPAEGSVKKSKRIARGEGSGKGGTATRGHKGAKSRSGYSRKIGFEGGQMPLQRRVPKFGFTNINRKEYAGINLDTLQELVDHKKIADTVDLEILVANDVVGKNDLVKILGRGALKASLTVTVHKFTTNAKAAIEAVGGKAVTL from the coding sequence ATGAATTTACATAACTTAAAACCGGCAGAAGGTTCTGTAAAAAAGAGTAAAAGGATTGCCAGAGGAGAAGGATCCGGAAAAGGCGGTACAGCTACCAGGGGTCATAAAGGGGCAAAATCCCGTTCGGGTTATTCCAGAAAAATTGGATTTGAAGGAGGTCAAATGCCGCTTCAAAGACGAGTGCCTAAGTTTGGTTTTACGAATATAAACCGCAAGGAATATGCTGGGATCAATTTGGATACATTACAAGAACTAGTTGATCATAAGAAAATTGCCGATACGGTAGATTTGGAGATTTTAGTTGCTAATGATGTTGTGGGTAAAAACGATTTAGTGAAAATTTTAGGTCGCGGAGCATTAAAAGCTTCATTGACTGTTACCGTACATAAATTTACTACAAATGCAAAAGCAGCTATTGAGGCTGTCGGTGGAAAAGCAGTTACTTTATAA